TGTCTTAGTTTTCAACATATTTTCTTGGACTCATTCTTTTGTCCATGCAGCGTGAAGGTCAATGATAACTTGCTGGATATTAGGAAGGCGTTGTTCACAAGGCTTGCACTGACATACAGTTTTTCTTTTCCAACAAAAGCATTGGGATTTTGAATGTTCAGAAAAAAGGTTTTGCTATGCTGGAATTAATGGGTTCAAGAAGTCATATCTTCCTCCTGATTTTTGTATCCCAAATTCTGGCTATACTGGGACAGACAAACAGCAATGATGgtagtgctttttttttttttaatcttttttcttCCAATTATCCAATTAAGACTACTTGAtatgcactttttttttcatgcttAAATTCCACTTCTCTGTAAACTGGTGAACTGTTTCAGATTTGATAGTTACTGAGTCTATAACCTAAGACTTAGATAGTTAGACTTGAGTGCATCCGAAATTACCAACTGTTTAAAAGTATAAAACAGCATGAATTGTTTGTGCAGTATTGGCTACTCGTTGATAGAATATCATACTCCATCCTGAATAATGATTTATTCTATTTATGGAACTTCAAAAAAGCCTATTGCATTACTTTCTAATTTCTTCAATGCACCCAATTTGTGGGGGATGAATTTTGATTTGACTATTTCATTCTGTTCCTCTTTAAGCTTTGAGTTGGAGTGAATAATTCATCTAAAAAGTTTGAGGTGCCTAGGTCCGCAGCCTATAGTTCTTGCTGATTGTCAGTGGACTGCTGGCGCTGTGTTGTGATTGATTACTATATTGCATGCTAGTGGAAACTAGTACAAGGGAAAAATAGCAGAGTTAAGCAAAACAGGAAGGGATAAAACTAAGTCATCACAAAGGAAGAACTAGAGAACTTTATGATCTAGCTGTTCTTTAGCGTCATTGAAGATCAAATGATGTGTTTACATCAGACTTCCTTGTGCGTTGTAGGGCAAAATGCTAGGCAACACACTTCATTCAGAATTAAGCACATTTCAGAGGTACTCAGAGTAAGAGTTGTCTTTTCTTTATTGGGATCTCTTTCTGTCTTTACACCCAATTTAAAACATatgaaaaaaaagttgaaataTGCTCTTCTTGTAGTTTAGTTGACCAAATTATTGATCAACCGAAAAGTCGTTCAAAGTTAGCAATGCAGATGTGGAGTTTAGATTAGCAACAAGCTTTGGAAGAAGCTTCTATGCTATCTAGATTTATTGTCATGGATTTTCAGTTGAAAAGAATATTTGTCAAATTTGAATGCTTAAAAGTTTTGCGCTTTTTTTAACTTGAGTTTTATGATAGTACAATACAGAACTGTTTATAATTCCTTTTATTGTGCAGCCACTGCTCTATTTGCTATCAAATCTAGCTGGAATAACTTGCCACCAAATTGGGAGGGGTCAGATCCTTGTGGTAGCAGCTGGGCAGGAATAATCTGCACCAATTCGCGCATAACCTCGATGTATATCCTCGATATTTTAAACTTCTGATTGTTCTGTAGCTTGCCTATCTTCCCTTCCTCATTGTTTTCTTTAACTTTCCATTTGCAGAAAGTTATCAGGCATGGGCCTAGAAGGCAATCAGTTCGGAGATCTTTCATCGTTAACTGCATTGCAGATTTTGTATgttttttatttctgttttttCTATCTTGACTGTTAAGATATCGATGATACGATTCCATAATTATCTTTATTTTACCTATAATCCTTTCTCCAACTCTCATCTGAAGAACAACTGTAGTTTCATATAAAAATCATTAAGAATACTGCCGCTAATTCTCAAAGTAAATGAGTGCAACATTAATGTCTTTCTTTGCTACTTGTATAATTCTGGCCTCATCTCTTCCTGATCCAAATCTAATTCTTGTAAGAATTTGTAAGGAGTATACACATCATACGAAAAAATtaaatctctctctctcaaatAAAAGGAATAAATTCTTCTATTTGGATAAGAGGATATCCACTGCTTTAATTAGTTTCAAACCTTTTTCTTACCCAAATTAACCTATTCAAATGGTTTATCAATTCGCTTAGTTTTATTGTACCAAATTTGGTTTTTGAAGCACATATTATGAGCTTCTTTGTTGTAGGGACCTCTCGAATAATGTTGGCTTGAAAGGAACTCTTTCACCATcaattggaaatttgaagaatTTGACAACCTTGTAAGAAATTTAAATGGCCACTCCAGTATGTTCTATACAACTGTGTACTCTAGATTCTGACTTCAGAAGCTGGTCATTTTGTGCAGAATCTTAGTTGGTTGCAGCTTCTTTGGTCCAATTCCAGAATCAATTGGTTCTCTGCAGCAGCTGGTTTTTATGTAAGGATTTTTGTTTACCTGAAGTTTAATCATTGATTTCTTCCTTTTTGTTTATCTGAAGTTTAATCATTAACTACTTCCTTTTTGTTTACCTGGAGTAAAATTGTGCATTTTTTCTAAGTCGGACTTGGGCAGCTGAGTTATTATTCTTGCAGTTAAAAACAACTTTGATTGACAATATTTTTTGCTTTTCTTATTAAGGGCTCAGTCAAATTAGGTTCAGTTCATGCGAAAGGTCTATTCAACATTATTAAGATTGGCTTTGGTTCAAAAACAAAAAGTTGCCCATCAGTGGTGGGTATATAATCGAGAGATTCTCTAACAAACAACTTGTAATGTGCACTGCCTAGATTATGGACGTGTGCCGGAGTAGGATTCAGTAAATTGAAATTGACTTATTGGAACTTAGTGGTCCAGTTAAAGTGAATTCATCCCTAACATGTGAAGTAAATGAGACGAGGAGTGGTATGGATTCATTTTGTAGTTTCTTAATGAAAAAACTCAAGCACCTTTACTTTTGTCGAGGATCATCTTATGGTTATATAAACAGAAGCACACCACATAGAGGACATCTCTATTTGTTATTATGTTTCAATACATTCTTCATCTTTGTTTAAGGTCTATGGTTTATGTTCTTTATAGCAGTCAGCTTCTTTGACTTATTTTCTTGTCTTTTTTACAACATTTCTGCAGATCTCTAACTTCTAACAGCTTCACTGGGCCAATTCCACCATCAATTGGCAATTTATCTAAGTTGTCATGGCTTGATCTCAGTGACAATAAAATTAGTGGGACTATCCCAATCTCACGCGGTTCAGAACCTGGTTTGGATTGGCTAGTCAATACCAGACACCTGTATGTTTCCTCGCTATAAAATGTAACTTTTTTATGCTAGTCTTTTTCTCTTCCTTAATAGTTGTGTAAAGTTTTATCCGTTTCTTGCAGTCACTTGTCAAAAAATCAGCTCTCTGGCCCTATCCAATCTCGACTCTTCAGTCCAACCATGAAGCTGATACATGTGTGAGTATGTAGGCAAGTTAAAgtgtatattttcattttaacaaACTCATATATCTAGTTACTTGATTTACTTAGGTTtgttaaaccttttgaagaaTAAATACATAATGACCTTTTATTACTTCCAACCTGAGTAGAAAGTTTTGAGGATGTATgtttttgctttttctttttattgtgtGCTTTGTCGCAGGGAGCGATGCAAGTATTTTACATTTCCTTTGTATAAGATCTTTCTTTTATCTCTCTTTGTTTAGTTATCAATTGCCATTTGCATATACTTATGGTACATATTTGTATTTATCATGACATCCTTTATGTGTTTTGACTTCCTCAAGACAAAATGGATTGACTAACAGTGTTGCTTTGATAGAATATGTGCTCTTCTGCATTGGGCTCTATGCCAGCACAATCATATGCATCAATTCCAAAGTATGCTGTGAAGTTTTAATACTATAATATCCTTGGAGAGAACAATATATTTAATGCATGTTCTATGTCGATGGAATATTAAAAAGAGTAAAGACTTGATTTTTCGGCTAAAAGACCTGAAGAATGGAGATTTGATGCTGAAGAAATGATGTTGATTAATAAGAAGCAGCCATGCCGCAATTCATTTTTCTCTTGATCTCTGATGATACTTAGCTTCCTATTGATCAGGATTTTAGATCACAACAAACTGATAGGTGACATTCCGGAGTCTCTGGGAAGTCTGCCAAATTTAGAAATTTTGTGAGTTCCCTAGTGCTGTCAGAAATATTCGCTCATGTACTTTCTACCTGAAGTTACGTTCATTTTCATTACATTTCTTGTCATGGCTACAGGCGACTGGACTGGAACTCTCTCAATGGACCTGTACCTTCCAACCTCACAATGTTACAAAGTCTCAACGAGCTGTATGCACTCAATAGAGGATATACCTAATCAATTTCTGTTGATCCCTATGTAAAAGTAGCATGTTATtggttttttattttgaaaataagtctttcttttttgttttaggTACTTATCCAATAATAATCTCAATGGATCAATTCCAGACCTTACAGGGATGAATTTTCTAAGCTATGTGTAAGTTGGTGTTTAGGTTTTATAACTATAACAATCTTTACTAATGCTTGTAGAAACTTGGTAGACTTGGCTTCTCTTATGACAGATTTGAGAGTTCTCATCATATAAATGCTTCATTCTATTTATTAGTGACTCCTTTTGGCAAGGATGTGAATAATGTGATATACCTATTTGATTTATTCACCTTTTAATTCAGTTCCTATTGTTTGCAGGGGCATGAGCAATAACAGTTTCAACCCATCAGACGTTCCAAAATGGCTTACAAACCTAACATCATTGAAAACAATGTATTTCTCTATCGCCTCTCTCTCACGTGCACACAGAAACTTAGTTGTATCAAGTAAAACCTGAACTTAAATAACATACAAAATGTCCTCTAATGTGCCTGCCATTAACTGGCAGAGGCCTAAGTTATTGCAGCTACTATCTCTACGAGTCATTTATTAGGATTGGAGAAATAAAACCTTATGAAGAAAATGGATTTTTCTTCCATTATTTTCACGCTGTATTTTATGGCTGAACAGTCTCGCCAGTAGTATTCGGTGTTGAGTATTTCTGCTACTGTTTTAGACTAATTTGGTAGCACTCTTTCTTTATGCAAATCTATATTGTAAATGTAAGCCTAAACAAGTACTAGTCTGCAAATCCTGTAGAGGAGGAGCTTGCTCTTAAGCGGCACATATCCAAATACGGATAGTTCTAGGAAGTTAGCTACTCTGTGTGCTTCCTCGTTTTTTAGGTTGAATTAATCCCTGGGGTTATTTGCTTCTTTAGTAATCTTTGATGGACATTGTAACAGATATATGGAGAACACAACACTGCAGGGACAAATACCTGTTGAGTTATTCAGCCTTCCTAACTTGGAGACTATGTAAGTTCATACTTGTTCTATCATAAAACCTAATTTAGGCAGGGGATGTTCATTCATTAAAATTACTACTTGGCCTTAGGATCTACAGCATCACTCCTACAGGAAGCATTTTATTTGATCATCATTTTGTTTATATATTTGTAGAGGATTAGCCAACAACAAGCTCAATGGGACATTGGACATTGGGACTGGATATGGGAACAATTTAACACTTGATTTAAGAAATAATTCTATCCAGAACTTCACCCAGAAAGCAGAATACAATATGAATATATCGTGAGCAAATTACTTCTCTGTTATTAACCCTCTTATTAGAGCATGCACATTCTTCTGTCTTCGAGAATAATGTTCTATTGTATTTTGCAGACTCACTGGCAACCCTATTTGTGATGGAGCTGGAGCAACAGCCAGATACTGTGCAGTTCAGATTTCCAATGATTCCTTTTCATCACCTCAGAGTTGTCCAGCAATGTCCTGCAATTCAGACAAAGCATTAAGTCCTACATGCAAATGTTCATTTCCATACACTGGGACACTGCATTTCTTTTCCCTGTCCTTCTCAAATTTAGAGAACTCAAGCTACTTTACAACCCTTGCTGGCTCGATGATGTCTGCCTTTCTATCCAATGGACTGCCGGTGGATTCAGTTTCTCTTAGTGATCCAACAATTGATATTTATTTATATCTACAAATTGAAGCACAAATCTTTCCTTCAACACAGGACAGTTTCAATCGAACATCAACTTCTTCTATTGGTTACCTGCTTAACCGGAATCCTTTCCAACTCCAATTTTTTGGACCCTTCTTCTTTACTTCTGAAGGTTACTGTTGCTTTGCAGGTAACTAAACATACAAAAAGCAATCTTTTGTTTCCTCTTGTTCTCAAATTCTTTTCTGGATAGATTTGCAACTTTTATCGAGCTTAACAAGtttgcttttatttttttatttttttattttaatttagacGGAAAGAAGAAGTCATCACATACTGGTATCATCATTGGAGCATCGGTTGGTGGTGCAGTGCTTGTTCTCTTAACACTCTGTGCTGGTCTTTATGCTTTTCGCCAGAGAAATATAGCTAAAAGAGCTGGTCATAGCAGTAACCCTTTTGGTAAGATTAGTTCTTCTTAGATCTGGACCCTTGACATTATTGTTTTTTTAACTTTTAAGTAGTTTTTTTGTCTTCCCATGATGTCTTCGTGTGAATTCAGAATCTTGGGACCGTGATAAGAGTGGTGCTGTGCCACAACTTAAAGGAGCAAGATGGTTCTCATTTGAAGAGATTAGGAAGTGCACAAATAATTTTTCAGAATCTAACTGCATTGGATCTGGGGGCTATGGGAAGGTTTACaatctctctttcttttctttcctgcTATGAAGTTCAGCACAGAGTGTTAAGGTCTTAATTTCCACATACGAATGGATGAATAACATGCTGACCATCTTATAATATAGTGGCATAAATTCACTTTAACTACCATTGTAAAATGCAGAGATGGTCATAAgctcttgacttgtatgatctttgcTCCAACTATCACATTAAACCTGTCATTGTTCTGACACTAAATGAGGACAGGGAATATAGTGGTCATAAGCTCTTGACTTGTTCTGACATGCTGACCATCTCATAATATAGTGGCATAAATTCACTTGTTTGATCTCTGCTACTCATCAATGAACAGGTGACAGGGAATTGTTGAATGCAATAGTTATATGTCGATATGGCTATAACTTCCTGCACATGGGATCACAAACTTCTTCTACAGATTTCACATTTATTAAAGAAAAGTCCACCTTGCCTATATGGAGAAATACGCGGATGAGTTAAAGTGAACGAAGCGATCTACACAACTAACTATTTATTTTTAATCCATTTAAAAACATTTCCTATTTTCCACCATGATTATGAACTGAACTAGTCTAAGATTTATTCAGCTGTCAGGATGTTGCAATGATTATGGGGAGGTAGTATTTCTTGGTCTGAAAAGCCAAAGGCAATAAGGAAATGTGTCTCTTGGTTAATTGGTTTACTTCTGTTGTTAGGTCAGCTGCTAAAATAGTCGTTTCCTAAAACTAACTAATTATCCCATCAAGTATGCTGCTGTTGCCACCCACCTGTATGTTTTACCCCTTCCTCATTTGTGTTATTTACCAGCAACTTAGGAGCTATAGGAAATTGCTGAGGCATTTGTAATTGAACTATATTGTTAATATTCACTAACAGTTGATGTTCAGTCATCTAGGATTATATCTTGATTTTTCTGCATGACTGACATGAGCGTTGCACGGTACAATAATATTGCATCTTTCACACTCCTTTGCTATTTTCTTCGTGGCATGTCAAAATTTTCTAGACTGATACATGTAGCATCAACAGGTCTACAAAGCAACTCTTACTGCTGGGGAGGTAGTTGCAATTAAAAGAGCACAACATGGATCAATGCAGGGGGCTTTTGAGTTCAAAACAGAGATTGAGCTACTGTCAAGGATTCATCACAAGAATGTTGTAAACCTGGTTGGATTTTGTTATGAGCAAGGCGAACAAATGCTGGTCTATGAGTACATTCCAAAGGGTACTCTAAGGGAAAGTCTCTCAGGTAATTCCTCTCTTATTTTCAATGACCTTCAAAGAATATTTATCCGCATTTGTCATTTCATATCTTTCTTCAGAGTAAGCAGATGCTAAGTTCTGTCCGATCTGGAAAATTAGGAGATGGAGTAATATTTCTTCACTAATACAATATCGATCTGTCCAGTGAACTGTCCTGTTCATACAGTGGAAAGTGTTTCAATTACCTTTGTGGAAATTTGAATTCGTTATATTGCTTCCGCTCCTTTTCCATACTTGGTCATTATATGATATCCAGCCATTCTCCTCCAAGGAATAGCATTTCCAACTGAAACTCTCTCCATCACCATCATGGATTTTCTCCTAGTCACGAATAAAACTCTTCAGATACTTGATTGTTTTAGGATATGCTAGAGATACCTAAGTTTTCTAGCCCTCTAGCAAAGTTGAAATGGAGTTTTCTAGTATGATACAAGAAGGTTTGTATCACAATGTTTGGGCTTATATACAAATCTAATTTGGTTATTCTTGATCTGCATATGCTCTTGCAGTCAAGCCAAAACTCCAATTGGAGTGGACTAGGAGACTTAGGATAGCCCTTGATGCTGCGAGAGGTTTGGCATACTTGCATGAGCTTGCAGATCCTCCCATTATACACAGGGATGTTAAGTCAAATAACATCTTACTGGATGACCATTTAACCGCAAAAGTTGCTGATTTTGGCCTATCTAAACTTTTGAGAGACGACGACAAGGGCCATGTCACCACTCAAGTCAAAGGTACATTGGTGAGTATTACAACCTCAAACCTTGATGGATCAATTTGAGCTGTGTTATAACTCTCTTATAGATTGCCTATGTTAAAAACCCAAACACTTCAAGGCTGTTGGATAGCAACAAGACTAATTTTCTTGACCATGAATTACTGAACAACATGAAGAAAAATCATTTGGAATCCAATTAAAGATTAGTCACCACATGTTATTCATTGTTTAACGTGGCGATATATGCAAAGTCTGATTTCAAAGAACATAAGTAATTCCATAATGTACCATTCATAATACTTCGAAATCCCATTTTCTATGAATGTTCCTATGTAGGGGTACTTGGATCCTGAATATTACATGAGCCAACAGTTGACTGAGAAAAGTGATGTATATAGCTTTGGAGTAGTGTTGCTAGAGCTGATAACTGCAAGAGCTCCAATAGAACGAGGAAAACACATCGTGAGACTGGTTGCAGAGACCATATTTGATTCAGAAGATAACAGCAAACTCTACCAATTAATAGATCCAAGAATAGGTCCAGGTTCAAAACTCGAAGGCGTTGATAGACTATGTACATTGGCAATGAGATGTGTTAATGAATCCGGGGCCGAGAGGCCCTCCATGGGTGAGGCTGTGAAAGAAATTGAGAGTATCCTTGAACTGGCTAGCTTGAGCAAGTATACTGAAGAAGACCTTACTTCAACTAGCTATGGGGACACAACTCAAGTCAGTCTTGACGATTTTTATAATGACAAGGCTTTTGATTATAGTGGTAAATACACTTCTGGCGGAATGAACATCACTTAATGAAGTTACTATGGACTATTACTGTGATTTACATTAGTTTGTAATATTGAGCATAACTATGAATTACCTTTTGTTTGATGTTTGGTACTAGTGATTCTTCTGTATTAATACTAACTATACCTGAAGTCAGAATTACTGATGACTTCTTGAGATTGAGTGATCTTTGTATCGATATTTGTTCTATAAAAGGTTGGATCATACTGTACAGGACTACATATGATACTTATAGCTCAAAACCCAGAACTGTAACAAATCAAGAGTTCTCttaaggccccgtttgtccatagatacaaaaaaaaaatcattttttttggaatttggagttggagttgtgtttggccatagtttttgaaattgtagtttttggtgaaatgtagtcgtaaaaaagtggaaaaagtgaatttttttgaaaaacaagttttttgagtttttggtatttcagaatacaacttcaagttgtattcggaattttcatggccaaacgctgattccgaaaaaaaatgaaaaaattccggaataaagtgaataattcttatggccaaacgggggcttAATTGCATAATTAGTTACGAGTAATTTACAATATTCAAAATCAAGTGTTAAATGTGCATGAGGTTTTGGCTTGTAACACACCTCTGATCAAATGGTTTTGATATTAGGCAAACATTCTTCGTTTGTAATTTTAATGTTATAAGATATCTTTTTATGACTGTGGTGTAAGGGTCATCTTACGCGCACCTCATTAATTCACTGCCTACTTACCTGCTAGGTTGCTTCCGTTTGCTTCCGCCAACCAACTCAACAACTCGGGTACGTGATAACTATGTCCACTAAATTTTAAACAAAACTGAAGAAATTGCTTAGCTTGTGTACAAATTAATATTTCACCAAAGCTTACATACATTCAAATAAATCACATATTTTTTTGTCTAGTCTTTGCTCGGTGATCCATTACAACTTCATTTACCATATGCTCCTGTGTAAATTAATTTTTGTTTTGTTGTCtcattaaaaaaatttaaaatatcaaCGATATAATTCCTTCCCTCCCAATATTCCAGCTACATTTGAGAGCAAATAGTGCAGTGGCTGATGAACCAACAAACATTGGTGGAGAGCTTCCACATTTTAAAAACATGCATAGCCCAAAGAAACCTCTTAACTGGCAAATCTCTACATACACTTTACATCAAATCACTGATTCCACAATCTACTTACTTCTCCAACCATTTCATCCTTCTCTACTCCAAATGTGGCCTACTTAACACTGCTCGTAAAGCTTTCGAAGCAACCCAACAACCCAATGTCTTCTCTTTCAATGCTATCCTCAATGCCTATGCTAAAGAAGGTCAACCCCACCTTGCACACCACTTGTTCGATAAAATTCCCCAACCAGATATTGTTTCCTACAACACCCTTATTTCTGCTTATGCTGACCTTGGTTACACTCTGCCTGCTGTTAGACTCTTTCTTGACTTGAAGGACACGTGTCTTGCTATGGATGGGTTTACACTTTCCGCTGCTATTACTGCTGCTAATGATAATGTTGGTTTTATAACTCAGCTTCATTGCATGTCTGTATATACTGGCCTTAACTCTTATGCTTCTGTTAACAACACGCTTATTACGTATTATAGTAAAAATGGGGTTCTTGATTATGCGCGAGGGGTTTTTGAGTCGATGGGTGAGATAAAAGATGAGGTTTCTTGGAAcacgatgattgttgcttatggGCAGCATAGGGAAGGGATAAAGGCATTGGCTTTGTATAAAGAAATGGAATTTAGGGAGTTATGTTTAGATATGTTTACTTTGGCAAGTGTATTGACAGCGCTTACGTCTATCGAAGACTTGCGTGGTGGGCTTCAATTTCATGCTCGGTTAATCAAAATGGGGTTTCAAGAAAATCCACATGTTGGAAGTGGGCTGATTGATTTGTATTCAAAATGTAGTGATGGTATATTAGATTGCAAGAAAGTATTTCGGGAAATTCCTTATCCTGACTTGGTCGTTTGGAACACAATGATTTCTGGATATTCACAGTCTGAATTGTGTGAAGAAGCTGTTGCTTGTTTTAGACAAATGCAGCTTGCTGGTCATCACCCTGATGATTGCAGCTTTGTTTGTGTGATTAGTGCATGTTCTAACTTGTCATCGCCGTCGCAAGGGAAACAGATTCACTCTTTGGCAATCAAATCTAGCATTCCATCCAATCGAATCTCAGTGAACAATGCTCTCATTACAATGTATTCTAAATGTGGAAATCTGCAAGATGCAAGACTACTTTTTGATAGAATGCCTGAGCATAATGCTGTCACTTTAAATTCTATGATAGCAGGCTATGCTCAGCATGGGCATGGAGCAGAGTCGCTTTTACTATTTGCATGGATGCTTGAAGGAAATATGACACCTACAAATATAACTTTCATCTCTGTCCTATCTTCATGTGCACACACTGGAAAAGTCGAGGAAGGGAAGAAGTATTTTGGTTTAATGACTCATAAATTTGGGATAAAACCGGAGGCTGAGCACTATATATGCATGATCGACCTTTTGGGTCGAGCAGGGAAGCTCGAAGAAGCAGAGAGACTAATCGAAACAATGCCATATAATCCTGGTACAATTGGCTGGGGCTCGTTACTTAGGGCATGTCGAACGCATGGTAATATAGGGCTAGCAACAAAGGCAGCTAACCAGTGTGTTCAGCTGGATCCATCAAATGCGGCGCCGTATGTCATGCTTGCGCACATGAATGCTTGTCTCGGCAGATGGGAAGAGGTAGCATTGATTAGAAAAGAAATGCGAGACAAGGGAGTTAGAAAGCAAGTGGGGTGTAGTTGGATTGAGGTGGCCAAGAGGGTTCATGTCTTTGTGGCAGAAGATAGTTCTCATCCGATGATAAATTTGGTGTATAAATTCTGGGAAGAGATGTCAAAGAAGATGAAGCAAGAAGGGTATTCTCCGGATTTGAGGTGGGCTCTGCTGAGAGATGATGGAACTAGACaggaggagagagagagaagctTGTGGCATCACAGTGAAAAGCTGGCAGTTGCTTTCGGACTTTTATCGACCAAAGATTCTGAACCTATTCTTATCATAAAGAATTTGAGAATATGTGGTGACTGTCATAATGCAATTAAGTTTCTATCTGGTATGACAGGAAGAGTGATTACAGTAAGGGATTGCCACAGGTTTCATTGCTTCAAGGGTGGGACATGTTCCTGTGGGGATTACTGGTGATAGCTGATGAGTTTAGCAATCAGAATGCTGATCTGATTACAGTCAATTCATGTGATTGCCATGCGCTATGGAGAGTGAATTTGTGAACGTTATACAGTGTACTTTGAGTTAGTAAGATGGAGTACAATTTTGTATTTCTTGGCAACAGAAAGATGGGCCTAATATTTTTGTTTAACCAGTTGAAATTATAAGGTAAAGTTTATGAAGTACTTGAAAGGGTTCGCAGCATGTAGCTTTCTGTTTTTTTGGGATTGGATTATTGAGTCGTAATCCATTTTAATGTTATACGGTTAATGCTCTACATGATCTTAGATCTAGCCGGAGATGCTAATCATTTGCAACAATATGTGCATTATGTGATTAGGGGTATGAAGATGCCAACCTCTTGTTCATTCACTGCAAGGTTAATTACGAGGCAACTATGGAATGTGATGTTACATCTTA
The sequence above is a segment of the Lycium barbarum isolate Lr01 chromosome 6, ASM1917538v2, whole genome shotgun sequence genome. Coding sequences within it:
- the LOC132598561 gene encoding pentatricopeptide repeat-containing protein At3g49710, with protein sequence MNQQTLVESFHILKTCIAQRNLLTGKSLHTLYIKSLIPQSTYFSNHFILLYSKCGLLNTARKAFEATQQPNVFSFNAILNAYAKEGQPHLAHHLFDKIPQPDIVSYNTLISAYADLGYTLPAVRLFLDLKDTCLAMDGFTLSAAITAANDNVGFITQLHCMSVYTGLNSYASVNNTLITYYSKNGVLDYARGVFESMGEIKDEVSWNTMIVAYGQHREGIKALALYKEMEFRELCLDMFTLASVLTALTSIEDLRGGLQFHARLIKMGFQENPHVGSGLIDLYSKCSDGILDCKKVFREIPYPDLVVWNTMISGYSQSELCEEAVACFRQMQLAGHHPDDCSFVCVISACSNLSSPSQGKQIHSLAIKSSIPSNRISVNNALITMYSKCGNLQDARLLFDRMPEHNAVTLNSMIAGYAQHGHGAESLLLFAWMLEGNMTPTNITFISVLSSCAHTGKVEEGKKYFGLMTHKFGIKPEAEHYICMIDLLGRAGKLEEAERLIETMPYNPGTIGWGSLLRACRTHGNIGLATKAANQCVQLDPSNAAPYVMLAHMNACLGRWEEVALIRKEMRDKGVRKQVGCSWIEVAKRVHVFVAEDSSHPMINLVYKFWEEMSKKMKQEGYSPDLRWALLRDDGTRQEERERSLWHHSEKLAVAFGLLSTKDSEPILIIKNLRICGDCHNAIKFLSGMTGRVITVRDCHRFHCFKGGTCSCGDYW
- the LOC132598560 gene encoding leucine-rich repeat receptor protein kinase HPCA1-like isoform X1, coding for MLELMGSRSHIFLLIFVSQILAILGQTNSNDATALFAIKSSWNNLPPNWEGSDPCGSSWAGIICTNSRITSIKLSGMGLEGNQFGDLSSLTALQILDLSNNVGLKGTLSPSIGNLKNLTTLILVGCSFFGPIPESIGSLQQLVFISLTSNSFTGPIPPSIGNLSKLSWLDLSDNKISGTIPISRGSEPGLDWLVNTRHLHLSKNQLSGPIQSRLFSPTMKLIHVILDHNKLIGDIPESLGSLPNLEILRLDWNSLNGPVPSNLTMLQSLNELYLSNNNLNGSIPDLTGMNFLSYVGMSNNSFNPSDVPKWLTNLTSLKTIYMENTTLQGQIPVELFSLPNLETIGLANNKLNGTLDIGTGYGNNLTLDLRNNSIQNFTQKAEYNMNISLTGNPICDGAGATARYCAVQISNDSFSSPQSCPAMSCNSDKALSPTCKCSFPYTGTLHFFSLSFSNLENSSYFTTLAGSMMSAFLSNGLPVDSVSLSDPTIDIYLYLQIEAQIFPSTQDSFNRTSTSSIGYLLNRNPFQLQFFGPFFFTSEGYCCFADGKKKSSHTGIIIGASVGGAVLVLLTLCAGLYAFRQRNIAKRAGHSSNPFESWDRDKSGAVPQLKGARWFSFEEIRKCTNNFSESNCIGSGGYGKVYKATLTAGEVVAIKRAQHGSMQGAFEFKTEIELLSRIHHKNVVNLVGFCYEQGEQMLVYEYIPKGTLRESLSVKPKLQLEWTRRLRIALDAARGLAYLHELADPPIIHRDVKSNNILLDDHLTAKVADFGLSKLLRDDDKGHVTTQVKGTLGYLDPEYYMSQQLTEKSDVYSFGVVLLELITARAPIERGKHIVRLVAETIFDSEDNSKLYQLIDPRIGPGSKLEGVDRLCTLAMRCVNESGAERPSMGEAVKEIESILELASLSKYTEEDLTSTSYGDTTQVSLDDFYNDKAFDYSGKYTSGGMNIT
- the LOC132598560 gene encoding leucine-rich repeat receptor protein kinase HPCA1-like isoform X2, with product MGLEGNQFGDLSSLTALQILDLSNNVGLKGTLSPSIGNLKNLTTLILVGCSFFGPIPESIGSLQQLVFISLTSNSFTGPIPPSIGNLSKLSWLDLSDNKISGTIPISRGSEPGLDWLVNTRHLHLSKNQLSGPIQSRLFSPTMKLIHVILDHNKLIGDIPESLGSLPNLEILRLDWNSLNGPVPSNLTMLQSLNELYLSNNNLNGSIPDLTGMNFLSYVGMSNNSFNPSDVPKWLTNLTSLKTIYMENTTLQGQIPVELFSLPNLETIGLANNKLNGTLDIGTGYGNNLTLDLRNNSIQNFTQKAEYNMNISLTGNPICDGAGATARYCAVQISNDSFSSPQSCPAMSCNSDKALSPTCKCSFPYTGTLHFFSLSFSNLENSSYFTTLAGSMMSAFLSNGLPVDSVSLSDPTIDIYLYLQIEAQIFPSTQDSFNRTSTSSIGYLLNRNPFQLQFFGPFFFTSEGYCCFADGKKKSSHTGIIIGASVGGAVLVLLTLCAGLYAFRQRNIAKRAGHSSNPFESWDRDKSGAVPQLKGARWFSFEEIRKCTNNFSESNCIGSGGYGKVYKATLTAGEVVAIKRAQHGSMQGAFEFKTEIELLSRIHHKNVVNLVGFCYEQGEQMLVYEYIPKGTLRESLSVKPKLQLEWTRRLRIALDAARGLAYLHELADPPIIHRDVKSNNILLDDHLTAKVADFGLSKLLRDDDKGHVTTQVKGTLGYLDPEYYMSQQLTEKSDVYSFGVVLLELITARAPIERGKHIVRLVAETIFDSEDNSKLYQLIDPRIGPGSKLEGVDRLCTLAMRCVNESGAERPSMGEAVKEIESILELASLSKYTEEDLTSTSYGDTTQVSLDDFYNDKAFDYSGKYTSGGMNIT